One part of the Sorangiineae bacterium MSr11954 genome encodes these proteins:
- the dnaA gene encoding chromosomal replication initiator protein DnaA, with product METIPTEKQLWDEAVAFTRDKSPGSFDQWFYGVQFEGLTDGVLCLRARDEFVREWVDQFFLPTLTDHIRSRTGWSIQVAWTVGGELDHPVIEPPPNRVGEEPNRLNNQARGIVLGGPSTGHTGHSGHAGHTGHTGSGNVQNLATASVLDDAAPWSERRVVRQNMQVVAPPLEGLNPKYTFSNFVIGPSNQLAHAAAIGAAGGGGRRHNPLFLCGGTGLGKTHLVHAVAHRVRAERPSTRIVYVSAEKFLNEFLQALQDQRMTEFRNRYRERCDLLLVDDIQFLASKTQTQEEFFHAFNVLHQADKQIIVTSDKYPQQLERMEERLISRFTWGLVADIQAPELETRVAIVRKKAQIEGIEIADDVLVYIAQSVRSNVRELEGTLIRLAAKASITSRIIDLDFARSEIALSSSARANEASVEDVQRVVCHHFKLKSGDLLSKDRHKSVAFARHVAMYLCRERLKCSLPELGRAFGNRDHTTVMSAVRKVKALRGADPEVRAHLEALERKLGTAD from the coding sequence CGTGATGAGTTCGTGCGCGAGTGGGTCGATCAATTTTTCTTGCCTACGCTGACCGATCACATTCGCAGTCGTACGGGCTGGAGCATCCAGGTGGCATGGACAGTGGGGGGAGAATTGGATCATCCCGTTATTGAGCCGCCTCCGAACCGAGTCGGCGAAGAACCGAACCGCTTGAACAACCAGGCGCGCGGAATCGTCCTGGGTGGACCGAGCACGGGCCACACGGGTCACTCTGGCCACGCGGGTCACACGGGCCACACAGGCTCTGGCAACGTTCAGAACCTGGCGACGGCCTCCGTGCTGGACGATGCCGCTCCATGGAGCGAGCGCCGCGTGGTGCGTCAGAACATGCAGGTCGTCGCGCCGCCGCTCGAGGGCCTGAACCCGAAGTACACGTTCTCGAACTTCGTCATCGGCCCATCGAACCAGCTCGCCCATGCGGCCGCCATCGGCGCTGCAGGAGGTGGCGGCCGCCGGCACAACCCGCTCTTTCTGTGCGGCGGAACGGGGCTCGGAAAGACGCACCTCGTGCACGCGGTGGCCCATCGGGTCCGCGCCGAGCGCCCGTCCACGCGCATCGTGTACGTCTCGGCCGAGAAGTTCCTGAACGAGTTCCTGCAGGCGCTGCAGGACCAGCGGATGACCGAGTTCCGCAACCGCTATCGCGAGCGGTGCGATCTCTTGCTGGTCGACGACATCCAGTTCCTCGCGTCGAAGACGCAAACGCAGGAAGAGTTCTTCCACGCGTTCAATGTTCTGCACCAAGCCGACAAGCAGATCATCGTCACCAGCGACAAGTACCCGCAGCAGCTCGAGCGCATGGAGGAGCGCCTCATCTCGCGCTTCACATGGGGCCTGGTCGCCGACATCCAGGCACCCGAGCTCGAGACGCGCGTGGCCATCGTGCGCAAGAAGGCCCAAATCGAGGGCATCGAAATTGCCGACGACGTGCTGGTCTACATCGCCCAGTCCGTCCGGAGCAACGTGCGCGAGCTCGAGGGCACGCTCATCCGCCTGGCGGCCAAGGCATCGATCACCTCGCGCATCATCGACCTGGACTTTGCCCGCTCCGAGATCGCGCTCTCGTCGAGCGCGCGCGCCAACGAGGCGAGCGTGGAAGACGTGCAGCGCGTGGTGTGCCACCACTTCAAGCTCAAAAGCGGCGACCTCCTCTCCAAAGACCGCCACAAGAGCGTGGCCTTCGCCCGCCACGTGGCCATGTACCTTTGCCGCGAGCGCTTGAAGTGCAGCCTCCCCGAGCTCGGTCGCGCCTTCGGCAACCGCGATCACACCACCGTGATGAGCGCCGTCCGCAAAGTCAAAGCCCTGCGCGGCGCCGATCCCGAGGTGCGCGCCCACCTCGAAGCGCTCGAGCGCAAACTGGGCACGGCCGACTGA
- the cysS gene encoding cysteine--tRNA ligase encodes MTIRLYNTLTQKLETFEPLVPKTASVYVCGITTYDLAHAGHGRTYTTFDVLVRHLRARGYEVTHVRNETDVDDKILRRARERNIDPLALSAEMSKLVNDDLTCIGCARPDQEPRVSEHIPEIIALIQALIDKGAAYVAATAKGNDVYFSVRSFEPYGKLSHRHIDDLLAGARIETSDVKRDPLDFALWKGEPEEGWGWASPWGKGRPGWHIECSAMAARYLGEHFDIHCGGMDLIFPHHENEIAQAEAVWGPPFARYWLHGGFLNVDSEKMSKSLGNFVTIRDVLERNDPEAFRYYLLGTHYRGPLSFDVEKRDDGRVVFPGIDEAERRVDYVYITRDTLAAAVAEAGADTSTAASGDPPAKAFKNESKIVAETPEKVLAALDKDLNTPVAVAEIGELCKAANEIVKQIGKLKKDPAARAQAVALAAKAITSLEAACAPLGLLQTTGPEYAKRTLERRLRLRHLDPAAIEAKVAERTAARTAKDWKRADELRAELHALNVEVFDAGDTTRWRLLV; translated from the coding sequence ATGACGATACGGCTTTACAACACCCTGACGCAGAAGCTGGAGACTTTCGAACCCCTCGTGCCCAAAACGGCGAGCGTCTACGTCTGCGGTATCACGACGTACGATTTGGCCCACGCCGGCCACGGCCGTACCTACACGACCTTCGACGTGCTGGTGCGCCACCTTCGGGCGCGCGGCTACGAGGTCACCCACGTCCGCAACGAAACCGATGTGGACGACAAAATTTTGCGCCGGGCTCGCGAGCGCAACATCGACCCGCTGGCGCTCTCGGCGGAAATGTCCAAGCTCGTCAACGACGACCTGACCTGCATCGGCTGCGCACGGCCGGACCAGGAGCCGCGCGTCTCCGAGCACATCCCCGAGATCATCGCCCTCATCCAGGCCTTGATCGACAAGGGGGCCGCGTACGTGGCCGCCACCGCCAAGGGCAACGATGTGTACTTTTCGGTTCGAAGCTTCGAGCCGTACGGGAAGCTCTCGCACCGGCACATCGACGATCTTCTGGCGGGGGCGCGCATCGAGACCTCGGACGTGAAGCGCGATCCGCTGGACTTTGCGCTCTGGAAGGGTGAGCCCGAGGAGGGTTGGGGCTGGGCGAGCCCTTGGGGCAAAGGTCGCCCCGGCTGGCACATCGAGTGCTCGGCCATGGCGGCCCGTTACCTCGGCGAGCACTTCGACATCCACTGCGGCGGTATGGACCTCATCTTTCCGCACCACGAGAACGAAATCGCGCAGGCCGAGGCGGTGTGGGGTCCTCCCTTCGCGCGCTACTGGCTGCACGGCGGCTTCCTCAACGTCGACAGCGAAAAGATGAGCAAGTCGCTCGGCAACTTCGTCACCATCCGCGACGTGCTCGAGCGCAACGATCCCGAAGCTTTCCGCTACTACCTGCTCGGCACGCACTACCGCGGCCCGCTGTCCTTCGACGTCGAAAAGCGAGACGACGGCCGGGTCGTCTTCCCCGGCATCGACGAAGCCGAGCGCCGGGTCGATTACGTGTATATTACACGCGACACCTTGGCCGCCGCGGTGGCCGAAGCCGGCGCCGACACCAGCACCGCGGCATCGGGCGATCCGCCCGCGAAGGCGTTCAAGAACGAGTCCAAGATCGTGGCCGAGACGCCCGAAAAGGTGCTTGCCGCGCTCGACAAAGATCTGAACACCCCGGTGGCCGTCGCCGAAATCGGCGAGCTTTGCAAGGCGGCGAACGAGATCGTCAAACAGATCGGCAAGCTGAAGAAAGATCCCGCCGCGCGTGCGCAAGCCGTGGCCCTCGCCGCCAAGGCCATCACGTCGTTGGAGGCGGCATGCGCGCCGCTCGGCCTGTTGCAAACCACCGGCCCCGAATACGCCAAGCGCACCTTGGAGCGCCGCCTTCGTCTGCGCCATCTCGACCCTGCCGCCATCGAGGCCAAGGTCGCCGAGCGCACCGCCGCGCGCACCGCCAAGGACTGGAAGCGCGCCGACGAGCTACGCGCCGAGCTCCACGCCCTCAACGTCGAAGTCTTCGACGCCGGCGACACCACCCGCTGGCGCCTGCTCGTCTAG
- a CDS encoding ABC transporter permease, producing the protein MTETERGALPSASSPPSSRGARAGGPGDGGDDGPRLSLPSIAPPPSFFAHHYERTLRLIDHLGEVTLLIGRMFRALPRRPLEWRSTLHQMESLGVRSMGIVTVTSIFIGMVMTIQFAFGLRRFGGLEYIPRVIVLSFARELAPTLTAVIVGGRIGSGMAAEVGAMNVTEQVDAIRALGADPAKKLVLPRTVAAVLVMPLLSIFALSLGTLGAVIICYSQFDISPSFFMQSSLESVQMGDLLSGLAKTPIFGFIIAIVGCHFGLQTRGGTEGVGLSTTRTVVVVSIAILIADFFLTKIFIGITGS; encoded by the coding sequence GTGACCGAGACCGAGCGCGGGGCCCTCCCTTCGGCATCTTCGCCGCCGTCCTCACGCGGGGCGCGGGCCGGAGGTCCAGGCGACGGAGGCGACGATGGCCCGCGGCTGTCGCTGCCCTCGATCGCGCCGCCCCCGTCGTTCTTCGCCCACCACTACGAGCGGACGCTTCGCCTGATCGACCACCTGGGCGAGGTGACCTTGCTGATCGGGCGCATGTTCCGCGCGCTGCCGCGCCGTCCTCTGGAGTGGCGGAGCACCTTGCACCAGATGGAGTCGCTGGGGGTGCGCTCGATGGGCATCGTGACGGTGACGAGCATCTTCATCGGCATGGTCATGACCATTCAGTTCGCCTTCGGCCTGCGCCGCTTCGGGGGGCTGGAGTACATCCCGCGCGTCATCGTGCTGTCGTTCGCGCGCGAGCTGGCGCCGACCCTCACCGCCGTCATCGTCGGGGGCCGCATCGGCAGCGGTATGGCGGCCGAGGTGGGCGCCATGAACGTGACCGAGCAGGTCGACGCCATCCGCGCGCTGGGCGCCGATCCGGCCAAAAAGCTGGTGCTCCCGCGCACGGTGGCGGCGGTGCTGGTGATGCCGCTCTTGAGCATTTTCGCGCTGTCGCTCGGCACGTTGGGCGCGGTGATCATCTGCTACTCGCAGTTCGACATCAGCCCCTCGTTCTTCATGCAGTCGTCGCTCGAGTCGGTGCAGATGGGCGATCTGCTCAGCGGGCTGGCCAAGACGCCCATCTTCGGCTTCATCATCGCCATCGTTGGCTGCCACTTCGGCCTGCAGACGCGCGGCGGCACCGAGGGCGTCGGTCTCAGCACCACGCGCACGGTGGTGGTGGTGTCGATCGCCATCCTCATCGCCGACTTCTTCCTGACGAAGATCTTCATCGGCATCACCGGATCATGA
- a CDS encoding FtsX-like permease family protein, with the protein MSALLAHAAGAVWRRRGKAGALGCGLALTVALMAAILFLTDALRAEASRARAALPDVLVQRLLGGRPALLRPEDVKKLDGIDAVREVRARVWGYLFVPALQGNVTVIGAPSDLVPLTVAGGALDSGRDLAPAAHEMIAGTTLVKAMGLVVGDEMQLPSAATDAPSLRLVGTFSSVVDLYTADVIVMSDEDARAALGLGPDDATDVAVTLTNPAEARIVARTILERLPGARVIERDLLDRVYALAYGRRAGIVLAASIPALLALLILAWDRATGLGPEERREIAVLKAVGFATSDVLWVKLFEALLVGTTATVVGLLGAYLWVFVLGAPGLRPALVGFGVLYPEAPLTPEVDLTQLVAIVLGVLAPFIGLNIVPAWRAASMDPMDAMRS; encoded by the coding sequence GTGAGCGCCCTGCTCGCGCACGCCGCGGGGGCGGTGTGGCGTCGCCGCGGCAAGGCCGGCGCGCTCGGGTGCGGGCTCGCGCTCACGGTGGCGTTGATGGCGGCCATCCTCTTTCTCACCGATGCCCTCCGCGCCGAAGCCTCACGCGCGCGCGCCGCGCTGCCCGACGTGCTGGTGCAGCGGCTCTTGGGCGGACGCCCCGCGCTCTTGCGACCCGAGGACGTGAAGAAGCTCGACGGCATCGATGCGGTGCGCGAGGTGCGCGCGCGCGTGTGGGGCTACCTGTTCGTACCGGCGCTGCAAGGCAATGTCACGGTGATCGGAGCGCCCTCCGACCTGGTACCGCTCACGGTGGCCGGCGGCGCGCTCGATTCGGGCCGCGATCTCGCGCCGGCCGCGCACGAGATGATCGCGGGGACGACCTTGGTGAAGGCCATGGGGCTGGTGGTGGGCGACGAGATGCAGCTGCCCTCGGCGGCGACGGATGCACCCTCGCTGCGTTTGGTCGGCACCTTTTCGAGCGTCGTCGACCTGTACACGGCCGACGTCATCGTCATGAGCGACGAGGACGCGCGCGCGGCGCTCGGCCTGGGCCCCGACGACGCCACCGACGTCGCCGTCACCTTGACCAACCCCGCGGAGGCGCGCATCGTGGCCCGCACGATCCTGGAGCGGCTGCCCGGCGCGCGCGTGATCGAGCGCGATCTGCTCGACCGCGTGTACGCGCTCGCGTATGGGCGGCGCGCGGGGATCGTGCTGGCCGCGTCGATCCCGGCGCTCCTGGCGCTCCTCATTTTGGCGTGGGACCGCGCGACGGGCTTGGGCCCCGAGGAGCGCCGCGAGATCGCGGTGCTGAAGGCGGTGGGATTCGCCACGTCGGACGTGCTCTGGGTGAAGCTCTTCGAGGCTCTGCTGGTGGGTACGACCGCAACGGTGGTTGGCCTCCTCGGTGCTTACCTCTGGGTCTTCGTCTTGGGGGCGCCGGGCCTTCGTCCGGCGCTGGTGGGATTTGGGGTGCTCTACCCCGAGGCGCCGCTGACCCCCGAGGTGGATCTCACGCAGCTGGTGGCCATCGTCCTGGGCGTGTTGGCTCCCTTCATCGGGCTGAACATCGTTCCGGCCTGGCGCGCGGCTTCGATGGATCCCATGGACGCCATGCGATCTTGA
- a CDS encoding DUF2203 domain-containing protein, which produces MTEREREREVFTIEAANALVPTLSALVTRQFGRRTEIEDRLKSLSALVGEVPSDLTPQDEDADSVRSMKRELVQRINEYQEGWRDVEALGAVVKDPRIGLLDFYGEVDGRAVWLCWKYGEAEVGHYHALDEGFSGRRAIRTSLRQRMLN; this is translated from the coding sequence ATGACCGAGCGCGAGCGCGAGCGAGAAGTATTCACCATCGAGGCGGCGAACGCGCTCGTCCCGACGCTGTCCGCGTTGGTCACGCGTCAGTTCGGTCGCCGCACGGAAATCGAGGACCGACTGAAGTCGCTGAGCGCTCTGGTGGGCGAGGTCCCGAGCGATCTCACCCCGCAAGACGAGGACGCGGACTCGGTTCGCTCGATGAAGCGCGAGTTGGTGCAGCGCATCAACGAGTACCAGGAGGGCTGGCGCGATGTGGAAGCGCTTGGGGCGGTGGTCAAGGATCCGCGCATCGGCTTGCTCGACTTTTACGGAGAAGTAGACGGTCGGGCGGTGTGGCTCTGCTGGAAATATGGCGAGGCCGAAGTGGGTCATTACCACGCGCTCGACGAAGGATTCTCCGGGCGGCGCGCAATCCGCACCAGCCTGCGCCAGCGTATGCTCAACTAG
- a CDS encoding GTP cyclohydrolase I → MRKPDRQAAAAAIDAFLRALGREPQDDPNLVGTAARVADMFSQDLCAGYGIDATALLARETFPVETTSGSAGVVVLRDLAVTTTCPHHLMPATGLATVAFAPQSRLVGIGTVGHALDALSRRLTLQEEIGENMARALFDALAPVWAGCRLVLTHTCMTARGQRRHGARVETISIVPAGDRPVAYYLLSGSTSGPAPGSASGSAPAQPAHSHDPGSS, encoded by the coding sequence ATGAGAAAGCCCGATCGCCAAGCGGCTGCAGCCGCCATCGACGCCTTCTTGCGCGCCTTGGGCCGCGAGCCCCAGGACGATCCCAACCTGGTGGGCACGGCGGCGCGCGTGGCCGACATGTTCAGTCAGGATCTCTGCGCGGGCTACGGCATCGACGCGACCGCGCTGCTCGCGCGCGAGACGTTCCCCGTCGAGACGACCTCGGGCTCCGCGGGGGTGGTGGTGCTGCGCGATCTGGCGGTCACGACCACCTGCCCGCACCACTTGATGCCGGCCACGGGGCTCGCGACGGTTGCCTTTGCACCGCAGTCGCGGCTCGTGGGGATTGGCACGGTGGGGCACGCGCTGGACGCGCTGTCGCGAAGGCTCACCTTGCAAGAAGAGATCGGCGAGAACATGGCACGCGCCCTCTTCGATGCGCTGGCGCCGGTCTGGGCGGGTTGCCGGCTGGTGCTCACGCACACGTGCATGACCGCACGCGGCCAGCGCCGGCACGGAGCTCGAGTGGAAACGATCAGCATCGTCCCTGCCGGCGATCGTCCGGTGGCGTACTATCTCTTGTCAGGATCCACTTCGGGACCCGCGCCCGGATCGGCGTCGGGTTCCGCGCCCGCGCAGCCGGCGCATTCGCACGATCCGGGGTCATCATGA
- a CDS encoding LON peptidase substrate-binding domain-containing protein, producing the protein MSYTKDKDREKLLAALDELPLFPLPKVVLFPRALLPLHVFEPRYRTMLRDCLDTHGAMAVVLIADPGKLDLHGHPPIHAVASVGTVVEHQPLEDGRSNILLSGAARVKLEELPFLPPYRRARATILEEHGEEVSSTDRTALVGAATAFATEVKKSDPMFHFRLPPESTIGAIADLCAHHLVIDAAARQAILEELHVATRVQRVIREISLQRQLLAGSSNGGATN; encoded by the coding sequence ATGAGCTACACGAAGGACAAAGACAGGGAGAAGCTTCTGGCGGCGCTGGACGAGCTCCCGCTCTTTCCGCTCCCCAAGGTGGTGCTCTTTCCGCGCGCGCTCCTGCCGCTGCACGTGTTCGAGCCGCGCTACCGCACGATGCTCCGCGACTGCCTCGACACCCACGGCGCCATGGCGGTGGTGCTGATCGCCGATCCCGGGAAGCTCGACCTTCACGGGCACCCGCCGATTCACGCTGTCGCCAGCGTGGGAACGGTGGTGGAGCATCAGCCGCTGGAAGACGGGCGCTCGAACATCCTGCTCAGCGGCGCAGCGCGCGTAAAGCTGGAGGAGCTGCCGTTCCTTCCGCCCTATCGCCGGGCGCGCGCCACCATCCTCGAGGAGCACGGCGAGGAGGTGTCCTCCACCGATCGCACCGCGCTGGTGGGCGCGGCCACCGCGTTCGCGACCGAGGTGAAAAAGAGCGATCCGATGTTCCACTTCCGGCTGCCGCCCGAGTCCACCATCGGCGCCATCGCCGACCTGTGCGCGCACCACTTGGTGATCGACGCCGCCGCGCGCCAGGCCATCTTGGAGGAGCTGCACGTCGCCACCCGCGTGCAGCGGGTCATCCGCGAAATTTCGCTTCAGCGGCAGCTGCTGGCCGGCAGCTCCAACGGAGGCGCAACGAATTGA
- a CDS encoding Rieske 2Fe-2S domain-containing protein, giving the protein MIVARVPRAELSEGALLRIPYPPYDVLLTLIEGKPYAVEDACNHSGASLAEGWLEGHGIVCPMHGYIFDMRNGALVAPRGVCDAQRTFRAVIEGDEVAVYDDFSLTITGLGAR; this is encoded by the coding sequence TTGATCGTCGCGCGCGTCCCGCGGGCGGAGCTCTCGGAGGGGGCGCTCTTACGCATTCCGTATCCACCGTACGATGTGCTGCTCACGTTGATCGAGGGCAAACCCTACGCCGTCGAAGACGCCTGCAACCACTCCGGCGCCAGCCTCGCCGAAGGGTGGCTCGAGGGCCACGGCATCGTCTGCCCCATGCACGGCTACATCTTCGACATGCGCAACGGCGCCCTCGTCGCCCCCCGCGGCGTCTGCGATGCACAGCGCACCTTCCGCGCTGTCATCGAAGGTGACGAGGTCGCCGTCTACGACGACTTTTCGTTGACCATCACGGGGTTGGGCGCGCGCTAA
- the pdxH gene encoding pyridoxamine 5'-phosphate oxidase: protein MSKPPSFETSDLASLREEYTRATLSEADVLADPFAQFESWLATAVSAGIHEPHAMTLATVDANGSPSARIVLLRDVAPRGLVFYTNYASAKGRDIADNPRVALLFFWKELERQVRIRGTASKVTREESEAYFHSRPRGSQIGALASPQSQVLTTREWLDARVNELTARYEGQPVPLPETWGGYRVAPDSFEFWQGRSSRLHDRIAYARDNPEAAWRRVRLAP from the coding sequence TTGTCGAAACCGCCTTCTTTCGAGACCTCCGACCTCGCGTCGCTTCGCGAGGAGTACACCCGCGCAACCCTCTCCGAAGCCGATGTGCTCGCAGATCCCTTCGCCCAGTTCGAGAGCTGGCTGGCGACGGCGGTGTCCGCTGGGATTCACGAGCCTCACGCGATGACCCTGGCAACCGTCGACGCCAACGGCAGCCCCTCGGCTCGCATCGTATTGCTCAGGGACGTGGCTCCCCGTGGCCTCGTTTTCTACACGAACTACGCGAGCGCGAAGGGCCGTGACATCGCGGACAACCCGCGCGTCGCCCTTCTGTTCTTCTGGAAGGAGCTCGAACGCCAGGTGAGGATCCGCGGAACAGCCTCCAAGGTGACGCGCGAGGAGTCCGAGGCGTACTTTCACTCCCGGCCGCGCGGTAGCCAGATTGGCGCGCTCGCATCGCCCCAGAGCCAGGTGCTCACCACGCGCGAGTGGCTCGACGCGCGGGTGAACGAGCTCACCGCGCGCTACGAGGGGCAGCCGGTGCCGCTGCCCGAGACCTGGGGAGGCTATCGGGTCGCGCCCGATTCGTTCGAGTTCTGGCAAGGGCGCTCCAGCCGCCTGCACGATCGGATCGCCTATGCCCGCGACAACCCGGAGGCCGCATGGCGCCGTGTGCGCCTCGCCCCCTGA
- a CDS encoding prolipoprotein diacylglyceryl transferase, with the protein MHPILFRIPLPHGPLKLWWGLVAVAVLSAVYAIVAHRRKERDGLVIGGLFAVVAAGASYFFRGVQFDASNLPIYSYGVMLGLSLVVGWYLTLTLAERDGLPKETMANCYVFTALAALVGSRLLYVATNMDEFKTFSDIFALRRGGLVAYGGFIGGYLGSWAYLARHKIRLMPWADVAVPSLASGLFITRIGCYLFGCDFGKRLSGDAPGWLKKLGTFPHWAQGTLDGGDGSPAYLRHLELFKGTPLGAEVTSANASLPVHPTQIYESLVGLLLLGLLLWQRKQQRFRGQIFFTFVFAYGFCRFLLEILRDDVERGEYGPAMGEHLLVPGALLVLSIGFVFGIALGIKNAQARLVARVLAFLPPIIAYIKLRPASFGGQVNVQLSTSQLIAVITGLLVSYFYARYWQDARRNPKLAMAVGTFEEVAPRKRKKARAPVVQEVEEETEEPEEERDEDEERDEGDVRVSALPDALPSGGDKDEDVKEVKEVTPTAAASPTSKRKREEKAEAKDTEQPGKTKTEKSEKIEEGLAHAGGSSGDPAPET; encoded by the coding sequence ATGCATCCGATCCTGTTTCGCATTCCTCTCCCCCATGGGCCGCTCAAGCTCTGGTGGGGGCTCGTTGCGGTTGCGGTCTTGTCGGCCGTCTATGCGATCGTCGCGCATCGCCGGAAGGAGCGGGATGGGCTGGTGATCGGCGGTCTCTTTGCCGTCGTCGCCGCGGGCGCTTCGTACTTCTTCCGCGGCGTGCAGTTCGACGCGTCCAACCTGCCCATCTACTCGTACGGCGTGATGCTCGGGCTCTCGCTCGTCGTCGGCTGGTACCTCACGTTGACATTGGCCGAGCGCGATGGGCTGCCCAAGGAGACGATGGCCAACTGCTACGTCTTCACCGCGTTGGCGGCGCTGGTGGGCTCGCGTCTCTTGTATGTCGCGACCAACATGGACGAGTTCAAGACGTTCAGCGACATCTTCGCGCTGCGTCGCGGAGGGCTCGTCGCGTACGGTGGATTCATCGGCGGCTACTTGGGCAGCTGGGCCTACCTCGCGCGCCACAAGATTCGATTGATGCCGTGGGCCGACGTGGCCGTGCCCAGCTTGGCCTCGGGCCTCTTCATCACCCGCATCGGCTGCTACCTCTTCGGCTGCGACTTCGGCAAGCGGCTGTCGGGCGACGCGCCGGGCTGGCTCAAGAAGCTCGGCACCTTCCCGCACTGGGCGCAGGGCACCCTCGACGGTGGCGACGGCTCGCCCGCGTACCTGCGTCACCTCGAGCTGTTCAAGGGCACGCCGCTCGGCGCGGAGGTCACCAGCGCGAACGCCTCGCTCCCCGTGCACCCCACGCAGATCTACGAGTCGCTGGTGGGCCTCCTGCTCTTGGGGCTCCTGCTCTGGCAGCGCAAGCAGCAGCGCTTCCGCGGTCAGATCTTCTTCACCTTCGTCTTTGCGTACGGCTTCTGTCGCTTCCTGCTCGAGATCCTCCGCGACGACGTGGAGCGCGGCGAGTACGGCCCCGCGATGGGCGAGCACCTCTTGGTGCCGGGCGCGCTCCTCGTCTTGTCGATCGGCTTCGTGTTCGGCATCGCCCTCGGCATCAAGAACGCGCAAGCCCGCTTGGTGGCGCGCGTGCTCGCGTTCCTCCCGCCCATCATCGCGTACATCAAGCTGCGCCCCGCCTCGTTCGGCGGGCAAGTCAATGTGCAGCTCTCTACCAGCCAGCTCATCGCGGTGATCACCGGGCTGCTCGTGTCGTACTTCTACGCACGTTACTGGCAAGACGCACGGCGCAATCCCAAGCTGGCCATGGCGGTGGGCACATTCGAAGAGGTCGCGCCCCGCAAGCGGAAGAAAGCGCGCGCGCCGGTGGTTCAAGAGGTCGAGGAGGAGACGGAGGAGCCGGAAGAAGAGCGCGACGAGGACGAAGAGCGCGACGAGGGCGACGTGCGCGTCAGCGCGCTCCCCGACGCTCTCCCGTCGGGAGGCGACAAGGACGAGGACGTGAAGGAAGTGAAGGAAGTCACGCCGACGGCCGCGGCCTCCCCGACGAGCAAGAGGAAGCGCGAGGAGAAGGCCGAGGCCAAGGACACGGAACAGCCTGGCAAGACGAAGACGGAAAAGAGCGAAAAGATAGAAGAAGGACTCGCCCACGCCGGGGGGAGCTCAGGAGATCCCGCGCCGGAGACTTAG
- the tsaE gene encoding tRNA (adenosine(37)-N6)-threonylcarbamoyltransferase complex ATPase subunit type 1 TsaE, producing the protein MSAPVVLELASRKDTQRLGRAMAAVLEPGDLVVLSGDLGAGKTFLVRAMARGLGVPREVAIASPTFNLVQEYTTPRGSFVHADLYRLLDEPERLPLEVARLDLAERRAEGAIVAVEWGEGAIRALGDRVALLVRLQLDGCTRRVTIEGVKATALDTSRASSRE; encoded by the coding sequence TTGAGCGCGCCCGTCGTGCTCGAGCTCGCGTCCCGCAAGGACACGCAGCGTCTGGGTCGGGCGATGGCCGCGGTGCTCGAGCCCGGCGATCTCGTCGTCTTGAGCGGCGATCTCGGCGCGGGCAAGACGTTCCTCGTGCGCGCCATGGCGCGTGGGCTGGGGGTGCCGCGCGAGGTGGCCATCGCGAGCCCCACCTTCAACCTGGTGCAGGAGTACACCACGCCGCGTGGATCGTTCGTGCACGCCGACTTGTATCGCCTGCTCGACGAGCCCGAGCGTCTGCCCCTCGAAGTGGCGCGGCTCGACTTGGCGGAGCGCCGCGCTGAAGGGGCGATTGTGGCGGTGGAGTGGGGAGAAGGTGCGATTCGCGCGCTGGGCGATCGCGTGGCACTCTTGGTGCGTTTGCAACTCGATGGATGTACGCGCAGGGTCACGATCGAAGGGGTGAAGGCCACGGCGCTCGACACCTCCCGCGCCTCCTCACGCGAATGA